Genomic DNA from bacterium:
GAAAGGGAGCCGATACGGGCTCCCTTTTTTTATCCTGCCGTCGGACTACGGAAAGTGCTACTTGCGCCAGAAGCGCCAGACGACGAGGAAGATAACCGCGGCTAAAACGCTGAAGCCAACGATGATCGGCCAGGCGTAATCCAGTTGGGACAGGGGGATTTTGACGTTCATCGAGAAGGCGCTGACGACGAAGGTCGGGAGCATGATCGTCACGGTGAGGATCGTCAGGCGCTTCATGATGATGTTGAGGTTGTTGCTAACGATGGAGACGCGGGCGTCCATCAGGTTCGAGAGGATGTTGGAGTATATCTCCGACTGCTTCAGGGCCTGGTTGTTCTCGATGGCGATGTCTTCGAGAATCTCGACGTTGCGTTCCGAGAGATCTAGGCGGCGGGCGTTGACGCGCAATTTCTCGAGCACCATCGCGTTCTGGTTCAGCCCGTTAAGGATATAGACCAGGCTCTTCTCCAGGGTGAAAAGGTTCAAAAGGTACTTGTTGTCCATCGAGGCGCTGATCTTGTCCTCGATATCCTCGGCGACGACGTTGATCACCTTCAGGTGCCCGAGGAAGTGGTTGATCACCTCGTAGATCAGCCTGAGCATCACGTCGTTGAGTGTGGCGAGCTTGAAGGGCAGCTTGCCGTTGAGCAGGCTGATCTCCTGGGGGGCGACGATGATCAGCCGCTCCGGGGTGAGGAAGATGCCGATGGAGGTGACTTTGAAGAAGAACTCGTCCTCCGGGGCGTACTGGGTGGGCTCCTTGAGAATCATGGAGAGGATGCGGGCGTCCAGGTCGTACTCGAAGCGGCTCAGCTCGTCGGGGTCCAGGGCCGAGGAGAGGTTGTAGGAGTCTATGCCGTAGCGGTCCACCAGGGATTGTAGCTCGACGGTCGTGGGGGTGATGAATATCTGGAACGGACTCTGTTCTTGATCGGAGGGGATCAGGTTTCCATCGATGAATTGCAGGTTACGGACCATCGCTCACCTCCTGGGGTTACGGCCGGATCGGCCCGGAATGGGTCTGTCGGGGCGGGGTGGAGGAGGTCCGGGATAAAAAAGCGGAAACGGCCGACTGGTTAACCATGCTGCGACGTTTCCGGCGGGTTGACGCCCAAGTTGTTAAACGTTTTCTATCCCGCGGATCACCCCCAAGGGGGAATTATAGCTCACCGGCGGAAGGATAGGCAAACGAAAAATCGCCGCCTCCCGCCTCCGGTCGCCGCACGCCGCCTACATCCGCTCGACCACCGCCTCCACCACGTGCATCCAGTCGTTCTGCGCGTCCATCCACACCGGCCCGTTCGACGAATCGGACGAGTACCAGCAGGAATACGACCCCGGCGCCAGCGCGTTGGAGAGCCCGCTGGAAAGCTCCGTGTTCGAGCTCCAGCCGGGGTGGATGACCTCGCCCTCCCCCAGCTCCACGTCCCAGTCCGAGACGTCCACCTCGATCCACGCCGCGGCGGCCCCGCTCATGTTCATCGTCAGGGTGTGGAGCGGCTCTCCGACGGGTTTCATCGTCCCGTCCTGGCCCGAGTCGGCGTAGAGCATCACTTCCAGGAGCGGATCCGTGGCCTGCGCCTGGACGGAGACCATCGCCGGGTAGCCCGACCACAGGATGCGGTAGGCGACCAGCCGGCAATCGAAGG
This window encodes:
- a CDS encoding magnesium transporter CorA family protein, with the protein product MVRNLQFIDGNLIPSDQEQSPFQIFITPTTVELQSLVDRYGIDSYNLSSALDPDELSRFEYDLDARILSMILKEPTQYAPEDEFFFKVTSIGIFLTPERLIIVAPQEISLLNGKLPFKLATLNDVMLRLIYEVINHFLGHLKVINVVAEDIEDKISASMDNKYLLNLFTLEKSLVYILNGLNQNAMVLEKLRVNARRLDLSERNVEILEDIAIENNQALKQSEIYSNILSNLMDARVSIVSNNLNIIMKRLTILTVTIMLPTFVVSAFSMNVKIPLSQLDYAWPIIVGFSVLAAVIFLVVWRFWRK